In the Sarcophilus harrisii chromosome 3, mSarHar1.11, whole genome shotgun sequence genome, one interval contains:
- the RAP2B gene encoding ras-related protein Rap-2b has protein sequence MREYKVVVLGSGGVGKSALTVQFVTGSFIEKYDPTIEDFYRKEIEVDSSPSVLEILDTAGTEQFASMRDLYIKNGQGFILVYSLVNQQSFQDIKPMRDQIIRVKRYERVPMILVGNKVDLEGEREVSFGEGKALAEEWSCPFLETSAKNKASVDELFAEIVRQMNYAAQPNGDDQCCSSCVIL, from the coding sequence ATGCGAGAGTACAAAGTGGTGGTGCTGGGCTCGGGCGGAGTGGGCAAGTCGGCCCTCACCGTGCAGTTCGTGACGGGCTCCTTCATCGAGAAGTACGACCCCACCATCGAGGACTTCTACCGCAAGGAGATCGAGGTGGACTCGTCGCCGTCCGTGCTGGAGATCCTGGACACTGCCGGTACCGAGCAGTTCGCGTCCATGCGGGACCTGTACATCAAGAACGGCCAGGGCTTCATCCTCGTCTACAGCCTGGTCAACCAGCAGAGCTTCCAGGACATCAAGCCCATGCGCGACCAGATCATCCGCGTTAAGAGGTACGAACGGGTGCCCATGATCCTGGTGGGCAACAAGGTGGACCTGGAGGGCGAGCGCGAGGTCTCCTTCGGGGAGGGCAAGGCCCTGGCGGAGGAGTGGAGCTGCCCCTTCCTCGAGACATCGGCCAAAAATAAAGCCTCGGTGGACGAGTTGTTCGCTGAGATTGTCCGCCAGATGAACTATGCGGCTCAGCCCAACGGGGACGACCAGTGCTGCTCCTCCTGCGTGATTCTCTGA